From Longimicrobium sp., the proteins below share one genomic window:
- a CDS encoding sialidase family protein, with amino-acid sequence MRAIAQPPSGTLIAGTHRGIFRSTDGGMTWAYTAGLPVPTNTRSLAVDGAGRVWAATDAGLFWSGDDGATWSQFASPGGFAAVAVSPAGLVYAGPSAPGTLVVVRSEVPRVAAAPVPPAPPPPAPPSAERRHVRPPAGSPPARVVLYSAWGATDGEYEIMPVADFRGTQILEPISEALAEARRTGVQPESKFVELFYRGIRLFHVAPSVEEVAAGTITVTPHLKIQDPVTEAALHLTSGGFVGRVYTSIAVRAITMESEPVPAGIMPQLRQASRTVFSAYGFQPARASEDSVVAGAGGILAATFQADGGGQRHVVFAIFRRSSAGLQLLAQQYISYVRYPDDQSEYGERPLAFLHTPSGTALLTEVSGYEYTGNRIYMPRGTRWAQVFPRPSR; translated from the coding sequence GTGCGCGCGATCGCGCAGCCGCCCTCGGGAACGCTCATCGCCGGCACCCACCGGGGAATCTTCCGCTCGACCGACGGCGGGATGACGTGGGCCTACACCGCGGGGTTGCCGGTGCCGACGAACACGCGCTCGCTCGCAGTGGACGGCGCGGGGCGCGTTTGGGCCGCGACGGACGCGGGACTGTTCTGGTCGGGTGACGACGGCGCGACCTGGTCACAGTTCGCGAGCCCCGGCGGGTTCGCGGCCGTGGCGGTGAGTCCCGCAGGACTGGTGTACGCTGGACCGTCCGCGCCCGGGACACTCGTGGTCGTACGATCCGAGGTTCCACGCGTGGCCGCAGCGCCGGTTCCACCGGCTCCCCCACCGCCGGCTCCGCCCAGCGCGGAGCGCCGCCACGTCCGGCCCCCGGCCGGGAGCCCGCCTGCGCGCGTGGTGCTCTATTCAGCGTGGGGGGCGACCGATGGTGAGTACGAGATCATGCCCGTCGCCGACTTCCGCGGGACCCAGATCCTCGAGCCGATCAGCGAGGCGCTCGCGGAAGCCCGGCGCACGGGCGTCCAGCCCGAGTCGAAGTTCGTGGAGCTCTTCTACCGGGGCATCCGCCTGTTCCACGTCGCTCCCTCGGTTGAGGAGGTTGCCGCCGGGACAATAACGGTGACTCCGCACCTGAAGATCCAGGACCCGGTCACGGAAGCGGCCCTGCACCTCACGAGCGGCGGCTTCGTGGGGCGCGTCTACACGTCGATCGCGGTCCGAGCGATCACCATGGAGTCCGAACCGGTACCGGCCGGAATCATGCCGCAGCTCAGGCAGGCTTCCCGGACTGTGTTCTCGGCGTATGGCTTCCAGCCGGCCCGCGCCTCGGAGGACTCGGTGGTCGCCGGCGCGGGAGGGATCCTCGCGGCCACATTCCAGGCGGACGGCGGCGGGCAGCGCCACGTGGTCTTCGCCATCTTCCGCCGCTCGTCCGCCGGCCTGCAGCTCCTGGCACAGCAGTACATCTCCTACGTCCGCTACCCCGACGACCAGTCGGAGTACGGCGAGCGGCCGCTCGCGTTCCTGCACACGCCCTCCGGGACGGCACTGCTGACGGAGGTGAGCGGCTACGAGTACACCGGCAACCGGATCTACATGCCGCGGGGCACCCGGTGGGCTCAGGTGTTCCCGCGCCCCAGCCGGTAG